One Chthonomonadales bacterium genomic window, CGGCCAGGGGCTGGCCGAGGCCGTCGAGCGTCTGGTAGCCAGCCCGCGCCTCCGGCTGACGATGGGCCAGGCGGGCCGGCTGCGGGCCGAGGGGCGATTCGACGCCGCGCGCAACTACGGCGCGCTCATAGCGCTCTGCAAGGATGTCGCGCATGGACGCGCCTAGCCCCGCGGCGACGGCGCCCACGGCCGACCAGGGCGGTCGCTGCCCGCGCGTGTTGCTGCTTGTGCCGAGCGTTGCCAAGACGGGGATCGAGCAAGACGTGGCCGGCGATCGACATCCAACGATGGATTACCATGCGTTGGCCGCGGCGCTTGGCGGTGACATCGCCGACTATCGGGCCGTACTGGACGACAGGAGTCCCGTCGTCGCGGCGGCGCGCCGCGCCAGTCTGGACCTGGGACTTGCCGCGCTGGCGTTCCGGGCCCGACGCCGGTACGACGTGATATACTCCAACGGCGAGAACGTCAGCATTCCGCTGGCGGCGCTCTTCCGAATGGGGGGGCGCAGACCGGGCCACATCTTGATCGGCCACCGCCTATCGGCGCGCAAAAAAAGGGCGCTCCTGCGGGTGCTGCGCAGCCAGATGGATGCCGTGCTCGTCTACTCGGGGACGCAGTACCAGTACGCCCTGAACGTCCTGGGCTTGCCACGCGCCAAGCTCCATCAGATCCCGTTCCATGCCGACCACCGGTTCTTTCGGCCGATCCCGGCGCACGTCGAGAACATGATCTGCAGCGCCGGGCTGGAGTGGCGTGACTACCCGACGCTCATTGGGGCCGTGGCGGGCCTGGATGTGCGCGTGTGCCTCGCGGCGGCGAGCCCCTGGTCCCGGCATCGTGATGAGACGGGCAGGGTGTCTCTGCCGACGAACGTGGAGGTTCGGCGCTACGGGTACGCAGAGTTGCGCGACCTCTACGCGCGGGCGCGGCTCGTCGTGGTGCCGCTCCTCGAGACCGACTTTCAGGCGGGCATCACGACCCTTCTGGAGTCGATGGCGATGGGCAAGGCCGTGATCGTGACACGGATCACGGGGCAGCGCGACGTGGTCGTCGATGGGCAGAACGGGCTCTACGTGCCGCCGGGCGACGTGCCCGCGTTGCGGGGGGCCATCGAGCGTCTCCTGGCCGATCGCGGCGAGGCCGCGCGCCTCGGCGCCGCCGCCCGGAGCGCCGTGGAGCAACGCATGACGCTGGAGCACTGGGTGGAGCGCATCGCGAGCGTGGCGCGCGCGCTGGGCGCCGCCACACCGCACCGATAGGGGAGCGCGGCCCGCGCCGGCGCGGGTCGACACGCGGAAGGAGACATGACGATGCGATGGGCCCGGTTGGGTCTGTACGGCCTTCTGGTCATCTCGCTGGCAATGAACTTCATCCTATGGACCCGCACGTCCGGTCGGCGCCAGACCCTGCGCGTCAACGACCAGACCATCACGAAACGCGACTGGGACTTCTTCCTTGAGACGCGCTATGGCGATGAGGCCCTGGCCGCGATGGCCCGGCAGGCCGTGGTGCGCCAGGCCGCTGACGAGGCGGGCGTGAAGATCGACGAGAAGGAGATCGACGAGGCGCTCCAGGAGGTCCGCGACCGGCTGCCCGAGCAGGGCCTGATCCTGGAGCGCCTGCCCACAAAGCGCGAGGACATGCGCCGCGAGCTTGAGTACAAGCTGGCGATGGCCGGCCTGCGCGCCAGGGATGTCAAGGTCACCGACGACGAGGTGAAGGACTACTTCGACGCCAACGCGGGACGCTGGGACAAGCCAGACCGGATCGAGGTCAAGGCGATCCGCGTGGCGAACGCGGCGCTCGTGCAGCGGGCCGTCGCCCTGCTCAAGAACGTAGACGACATGCAGGTGCTGCAGCAGCAACTCGACCCCAAGGGCACTCAGGCGCGCATCGTTGGGGCGCGCGGCATCTGGGTGGTCGTCCGCCCGTTCGGGCAACCGGCCGCCGATCCGGTCGTGAAGGCGTTCGCGGGGATGAAGGAGGGCGAGGTACAGGTGGTGCGGGCGGGGAAGGCCGTGCTCGTCGTCAAGCGCGGCAAGCTGACGCCTGGCAAGAAGGTGGAGCTGGCCGAGGTCAAGGACAAGGTGGAGCGCGACCTGAAGCTCTCGCGGGCGCTCCCCGAAACGGAGGTGCTCCGCAAGCTCTGGGACTCCGCGCAGATGACGGCCGAGGACCCTGCAAAGCTGCGCGTCCTCAAGTGGACCATATTCCGCGATCCCGGCGTCTAGCTGGACACGGTCGCTGCCCGGGCCGCTGTCGCGCGCCAGGGCAGGGCCGCTCGTGCACGGTCAAAGCAGGAGAACCATGGATATCACGCAGGATGGCTCGCGAGCTCAGGAGCGCTCCGGCGCCACCGCAACGTGGGTGCTGCTGGCGGTGGCGGCCGGTCTGACCATCTACCTGTACCTTCGCGCCATCAACTGGTGGTACTTCGAGTGGACGGTGAACGGCAGCTACTATGCCCACGGCGTGTTCATCCCGTTCTTCGTCGCCGCGATGATCTGGCGCGATCGGGAGCGCCTGCGACGTCTCCCGGTACAGGTCTCATGGTGGGGCGCGGTGCCGCTCGCGCTGGCGGTGGCGCTCGTGATGTACGCCTACCGCGCCGACGTCACCGTGACGCTGTCGGTCTCCTTTATGCTCTTCCTGATCGGCGCCACGCTGCTGCTCGCCGGCAAGCGCATCACGCGAGCCCTCCTGTTCCCGATCCTGTTCCTGCTGACGATGATCCCGATCGTGCCGAACCAGGTTATCAGCCAGCTCGCCTTCCCGATCCAGCTTGTCTCGGCCAAGCTGGCGGCGTCGTTGCTGAACCTGATGACCTTCCATGCCACGCGAATCGGCACCGAGATCCGGATGGACAACTACACGCTGAACGTGGAGGTCCCTTGCAGCGGGTTCAAGACACTGATCGGCCTCCTCTCGTTCGCCGGAGCGTTCGCCTACCTCACGGAGGCCGCCCCGTGGAAACGGTGGGTCCTCTTCCTGATGGCGGCGCCCCTCTCCATCCTGGTGAACGGCGTGCGCATCGCGCTGATCGGCCTGGCGGGGGAGCTCTACGGGGCGCCGGCCGCCCAGACGTTCCACGACTGGAGCGGCTTCATCGTGCTGATCATCGGCTTCATGGTCCTGTTCAGCACGGCGCGACTGCTCAAGTGCGACAACTTCTACGGCATCCCGCTTCAGGATCCGCCGCCGTCGTCGGATGGCGCTCGGCCCGAGCCCCCGCCGAAGCCGACCGCCGCCGAGCTCGACGCGCGCTATGGGCCGGCGCAGCCAAACGCGATGCGCCGGCTCGCCGTGGGCGCCTACCCGGTGGTGGCCGTTCTGGCCATCGCGGGCGTCGCGCGCGGCTACGTGCAGCCCCCGAAGGCCGACCCATCTCTCATCCTCAGACCGGCGGAGATACCGGTGCGGATGGGTGGCTGGCAGCGGCTCGGCGAGGACACGCCGATCACTGAGCAGGTGAAGTCGGTCCTGGAGCCCGACACCTATCTGGACCGAAACTACGTGTCCGACCGGCTCGGTGGGCGCGTCGTGAACCTGTTCATGACGGGCGGCAACAGCCGTCGCACGTTCCATGACCCGCACGATTGCTTCATGGGCAGCGGCTACGACCTTGCCGACCGCGGCCTCAA contains:
- the xrt gene encoding exosortase — its product is MDITQDGSRAQERSGATATWVLLAVAAGLTIYLYLRAINWWYFEWTVNGSYYAHGVFIPFFVAAMIWRDRERLRRLPVQVSWWGAVPLALAVALVMYAYRADVTVTLSVSFMLFLIGATLLLAGKRITRALLFPILFLLTMIPIVPNQVISQLAFPIQLVSAKLAASLLNLMTFHATRIGTEIRMDNYTLNVEVPCSGFKTLIGLLSFAGAFAYLTEAAPWKRWVLFLMAAPLSILVNGVRIALIGLAGELYGAPAAQTFHDWSGFIVLIIGFMVLFSTARLLKCDNFYGIPLQDPPPSSDGARPEPPPKPTAAELDARYGPAQPNAMRRLAVGAYPVVAVLAIAGVARGYVQPPKADPSLILRPAEIPVRMGGWQRLGEDTPITEQVKSVLEPDTYLDRNYVSDRLGGRVVNLFMTGGNSRRTFHDPHDCFMGSGYDLADRGLKRIDTPAGPVYLQESVATNPVDHVQQLIMFAYIVDGRMMQSMAAVHGAILRQTLLGSSSGRPFYFVRFRHLGSGAGDDRRKELVDFVRSAWPTLAPRVLAVPVK
- a CDS encoding peptidyl-prolyl cis-trans isomerase; the protein is MTMRWARLGLYGLLVISLAMNFILWTRTSGRRQTLRVNDQTITKRDWDFFLETRYGDEALAAMARQAVVRQAADEAGVKIDEKEIDEALQEVRDRLPEQGLILERLPTKREDMRRELEYKLAMAGLRARDVKVTDDEVKDYFDANAGRWDKPDRIEVKAIRVANAALVQRAVALLKNVDDMQVLQQQLDPKGTQARIVGARGIWVVVRPFGQPAADPVVKAFAGMKEGEVQVVRAGKAVLVVKRGKLTPGKKVELAEVKDKVERDLKLSRALPETEVLRKLWDSAQMTAEDPAKLRVLKWTIFRDPGV
- a CDS encoding glycosyltransferase family 4 protein gives rise to the protein MDAPSPAATAPTADQGGRCPRVLLLVPSVAKTGIEQDVAGDRHPTMDYHALAAALGGDIADYRAVLDDRSPVVAAARRASLDLGLAALAFRARRRYDVIYSNGENVSIPLAALFRMGGRRPGHILIGHRLSARKKRALLRVLRSQMDAVLVYSGTQYQYALNVLGLPRAKLHQIPFHADHRFFRPIPAHVENMICSAGLEWRDYPTLIGAVAGLDVRVCLAAASPWSRHRDETGRVSLPTNVEVRRYGYAELRDLYARARLVVVPLLETDFQAGITTLLESMAMGKAVIVTRITGQRDVVVDGQNGLYVPPGDVPALRGAIERLLADRGEAARLGAAARSAVEQRMTLEHWVERIASVARALGAATPHR